From a region of the Nocardioides ginsengisegetis genome:
- a CDS encoding crotonase/enoyl-CoA hydratase family protein has product MTETAPKILAEIDTSKVVIENRDHVLILTINRPEARNAVDGDVWFLIGDALEKAQDDPEVRAIVLTGAGDLAFSAGLDLRALSTGTLRIPPEMAKYSFAGFARHFTSKPTIAAVNGKALGGGSELALACDLIVAVESASFGLPEVKRGLIAGGGGVFRITQAIPHKIALELLLTGEPMSAQDAARWGLVNRVVPDGEALSCALALAAQIAKNAPLAVQASKRLAYRLIDGEPAGEAAMWAANEAEIGALFASADAAEGPWAFAEKREPVWQGR; this is encoded by the coding sequence GTGACCGAGACGGCCCCGAAGATCTTGGCTGAGATCGACACGTCGAAGGTCGTGATCGAGAACCGCGACCACGTGCTGATCCTGACCATCAACCGGCCTGAGGCCCGAAACGCCGTCGACGGCGACGTGTGGTTCCTGATCGGCGACGCGTTGGAGAAGGCCCAGGACGACCCCGAGGTCCGGGCTATCGTGCTCACCGGTGCCGGGGACCTGGCCTTCTCCGCCGGCCTCGACCTCAGGGCGCTCTCCACCGGAACCCTGCGGATCCCACCGGAGATGGCGAAGTACTCCTTCGCCGGGTTCGCCCGGCACTTCACCAGCAAGCCGACGATCGCGGCGGTCAACGGCAAAGCGCTCGGCGGTGGCAGCGAGCTCGCCCTGGCCTGTGACCTGATCGTCGCCGTCGAGAGCGCCAGCTTCGGGCTGCCCGAGGTCAAGCGCGGCCTGATCGCCGGCGGTGGCGGCGTCTTCCGGATCACCCAGGCGATCCCCCACAAGATTGCGCTCGAGCTCTTGCTGACCGGCGAGCCGATGTCTGCCCAGGACGCCGCGCGTTGGGGCTTGGTCAACCGGGTCGTCCCGGACGGCGAGGCGCTGTCCTGCGCACTGGCCCTGGCTGCGCAGATCGCCAAGAACGCTCCGCTCGCCGTTCAGGCCAGCAAGCGGCTCGCCTACCGCCTCATCGACGGCGAGCCCGCCGGCGAGGCCGCGATGTGGGCCGCCAACGAGGCCGAGATCGGCGCGCTCTTCGCGAGCGCGGACGCAGCCGAAGGGCCCTGGGCTTTCGCCGAGAAGCGCGAGCCGGTGTGGCAGGGCAGGTAG
- a CDS encoding AMP-binding protein, with product MSESVDTVAGPGAAALQAIPTSGTDPDRPAIICTNGETVTYAELAERAARLAGALRELGLAEGDVVAILSENSPAFLEIAWACRLAALYHVVLNTSLVADEVDYILNDSGAIALIASTKVASTRTLDPSGTPAIRHRILRGDPLPGWTPIEDVLADAPIFVADTELEGDLLQYSSGTTGRPKGIKRAMIAAPKTPAEDMKTFLLSLIGADGSSTYLSPAPLYHTAPFYWTMSMLRMGATVVLMEKFDPVGALAAIEKHRVTHGQFVPTMFTRMLKLPEQERLAHDVSSLQGVVHAAAPCPIDIKRQMIDWWGPIVNEYWSSSEGAGFTFINSADWLTHPGSVGRSVLGPLHICDPIGNELPIGEPGMIWAEGVEFSYVNDAGKNASTTSVQGWRSVGDIGRFDEDGFLYLTDRANFMIITGGVNIYPQESENRLIDHPRVYDAAVIGLPDDELGEIAVGIVQLVDPNDAGPEFAAELSAWCEASIARYKCPRRFEFTDVLPRTETGKLLKGQLRDQMIQHPQTNGDTP from the coding sequence ATGAGCGAGAGTGTTGACACCGTGGCAGGCCCCGGGGCAGCCGCACTCCAGGCGATCCCCACTTCCGGTACCGACCCGGACCGCCCCGCGATCATCTGCACCAACGGCGAGACGGTGACCTATGCCGAGCTGGCCGAACGGGCGGCCCGGCTGGCCGGCGCCCTGCGCGAGCTGGGACTGGCGGAGGGCGACGTGGTCGCGATCCTGTCGGAGAACTCGCCGGCGTTCCTGGAGATCGCGTGGGCCTGTCGTCTCGCCGCGCTCTACCATGTCGTGCTGAACACCAGCCTGGTGGCCGACGAGGTCGACTACATCCTCAACGACTCCGGCGCGATTGCCCTGATCGCCTCGACCAAGGTCGCCTCGACCCGCACCCTGGACCCATCCGGCACGCCCGCGATCCGGCACCGGATCTTGCGCGGAGACCCTCTTCCCGGTTGGACGCCGATCGAGGACGTGCTTGCCGACGCCCCCATCTTCGTCGCGGACACCGAGCTCGAGGGGGACCTGCTGCAGTACTCGTCCGGCACGACCGGTCGTCCCAAGGGGATCAAGCGCGCGATGATCGCGGCGCCGAAGACCCCTGCCGAGGACATGAAGACCTTCCTGCTTTCACTGATCGGCGCCGACGGCAGCTCGACGTACCTCTCCCCCGCGCCGCTGTACCACACAGCCCCGTTCTACTGGACGATGTCGATGCTGCGCATGGGCGCCACGGTCGTGCTGATGGAAAAGTTCGACCCGGTCGGCGCCCTCGCCGCGATCGAGAAGCACCGCGTCACCCACGGCCAGTTCGTGCCGACGATGTTCACGCGGATGCTGAAGCTGCCGGAGCAGGAACGGCTCGCCCACGACGTGAGCAGCTTGCAGGGAGTGGTGCATGCAGCAGCCCCATGCCCTATCGACATCAAGCGGCAGATGATCGACTGGTGGGGTCCGATCGTGAACGAGTACTGGTCTTCCTCCGAAGGAGCCGGGTTCACCTTCATCAACTCCGCGGACTGGCTCACCCACCCGGGCTCGGTCGGCCGGTCTGTCCTGGGCCCGTTGCACATCTGCGACCCGATCGGCAACGAGCTGCCGATCGGTGAGCCGGGCATGATCTGGGCCGAGGGGGTCGAGTTCAGCTACGTCAACGACGCGGGCAAGAACGCCTCCACCACCAGCGTGCAGGGCTGGCGCAGCGTCGGGGACATCGGCCGCTTCGACGAGGACGGCTTCCTCTACCTCACGGACCGCGCGAACTTCATGATCATCACCGGCGGGGTCAACATCTACCCGCAAGAGTCCGAGAACCGGCTGATCGACCACCCCCGGGTATACGACGCGGCAGTGATCGGGCTCCCCGACGACGAGCTCGGCGAGATCGCCGTCGGCATCGTCCAGCTCGTCGACCCGAACGACGCGGGACCCGAGTTCGCTGCGGAGCTGAGCGCTTGGTGCGAAGCCAGCATCGCCCGTTACAAGTGCCCGCGGAGGTTCGAGTTCACCGACGTCCTGCCCCGGACCGAGACCGGGAAGCTCCTCAAGGGCCAACTGCGCGACCAGATGATCCAGCACCCCCAGACGAACGGAGACACGCCGTGA
- a CDS encoding TIGR03619 family F420-dependent LLM class oxidoreductase — protein MRYYLDYQLADVDNGAWLDPANMKLFAQTCEAAGVGAIALTDHPAPSRKWLDAGGHDTLDPFAGLSFFAACTDTIRLMTYLTVVPYRNPFLLAKAMTTVDVVSGGRATFTLGTGYLRSEFAALGVDMDQRNGLFDEAMEVVRGLLASPHEFHHEGSHFKALGVTMSPPPIQAPHPPLWLGGNAKVVRDRVAQWGNGWAPLTLGGSISGKVSRTAPIPDLAHFTRQIGEIKEHMDSLGRDPESLDVAAPGIRMLKATDSMDQKHTHVAELVEAGVTWTSVPYDKVNFKQALEDIAAFGEDVITGALD, from the coding sequence ATGCGCTACTACCTCGACTACCAGCTCGCCGACGTCGACAACGGGGCCTGGCTGGATCCGGCCAACATGAAGCTGTTCGCCCAGACCTGCGAGGCGGCCGGCGTCGGTGCGATCGCGCTCACCGATCACCCGGCACCCTCACGCAAGTGGCTCGATGCCGGGGGGCACGACACCTTGGACCCGTTCGCGGGGCTCAGCTTCTTCGCGGCCTGCACCGACACGATCCGGTTGATGACCTACCTGACTGTGGTGCCGTACCGGAACCCCTTCCTGCTGGCCAAGGCCATGACCACGGTCGACGTGGTCTCGGGTGGCCGCGCGACGTTCACCCTCGGCACCGGCTACCTCCGCTCGGAGTTCGCCGCCCTCGGCGTTGACATGGATCAGCGCAACGGACTCTTCGACGAAGCGATGGAAGTCGTTCGCGGACTGCTCGCCTCGCCGCACGAGTTCCACCACGAGGGCAGCCACTTCAAGGCCCTCGGCGTCACCATGTCGCCACCCCCGATCCAGGCTCCCCACCCTCCCTTGTGGCTCGGTGGCAATGCCAAGGTCGTGCGAGACCGAGTAGCGCAGTGGGGCAACGGCTGGGCGCCGCTGACCCTGGGCGGGTCCATCTCGGGGAAGGTGTCACGCACAGCGCCGATCCCCGACCTTGCCCACTTCACCCGTCAGATCGGCGAGATCAAGGAGCACATGGACTCGCTTGGGCGCGATCCGGAATCCCTGGACGTCGCTGCACCCGGCATCAGGATGCTGAAGGCGACCGACTCGATGGACCAGAAGCACACTCACGTGGCCGAGCTCGTCGAGGCCGGGGTCACTTGGACGTCCGTGCCCTACGACAAGGTGAATTTCAAGCAGGCTCTGGAAGACATTGCCGCGTTCGGCGAAGACGTGATCACGGGGGCACTGGACTAG
- a CDS encoding nuclear transport factor 2 family protein, which translates to MTSLEERLKRLEDRDAIHQLFVDYGRHLDSGDINAYAALFTEDGEVMLGPLGRTQGRDNIRALMGKVLANRVGSSYHVISSPRVEIDGDRATSEVMWTVIQRDPDGKPRLTSLGRHVDQLRRESGVWRIAERRGYVDLPQRLPTVNADTHQVD; encoded by the coding sequence ATGACCAGCCTGGAAGAACGACTGAAGCGCCTCGAGGACCGGGACGCGATCCACCAGCTCTTCGTCGACTACGGCCGACACCTCGATAGCGGCGACATCAACGCCTACGCCGCGCTCTTCACCGAGGACGGCGAGGTGATGCTCGGACCCCTGGGACGCACTCAGGGCCGGGACAACATCCGCGCGCTGATGGGCAAGGTGCTCGCCAACCGGGTCGGGTCGTCGTACCACGTGATCAGCAGCCCTCGGGTCGAGATCGATGGCGACCGGGCGACGTCCGAGGTGATGTGGACGGTCATCCAGCGCGACCCCGACGGAAAGCCGCGACTGACCTCGCTCGGGCGCCACGTCGACCAGCTCCGCCGCGAGAGCGGCGTCTGGCGGATCGCCGAGCGCCGCGGCTATGTCGATCTGCCCCAGAGGCTCCCCACCGTCAACGCCGACACCCACCAGGTGGACTGA